GAGGACCGACGCATCACGACAGTCGGCTCGCAGGCGTTCCTGCAGTACACGCTGACCGCGGTGCTCCACTCCGGAGGCCGGTTCCGAATGCCGGCGATGATGCGGCTGGAGGTCGACTCCGACGGGCTCGTGGCACGGATCGAGGAGTACTTCGACTCGCGCGTGCTCGACAGCCTCGCCGAAGTGTCGTGACGGCCTCCGCGTTCAGCGAGAACGAGAGCGTGGCTCCCCGGGGGCCAGAACGTCACGCCGAAAGGACGGCCCCACGTCGTTCCCGCCATTGTCGGCTTCGACGCCGACTTCGAGACCCTGCCGACGATCGAGGCGGCGCAGGTCAACTGCTCAAGGATGCCCCGCGCGACGAGCTCTTCACGGCCGCCCGCGCGACGGCCGACGGCCGCACCGTTGGCGAAGGACCGCGATCCACGGCCCACGACAGAACTGACTCACCCGTCTGCGATGTCCTCACACGGACATGATCGGCTCATGGACCGCCGAGGGCCATGTCCACGGGGCGGGGGCCAGTTCACAGCGACAGCTGGTTCAGACCTCCTGCGCGGCCCCGGCCGCCTCACCGGGCGGACGGCTCCGGAAACAGGCCGCCGACGACCCTGCAGTGCCCTTTCCTCTTCTGCGAACCCAGACGTACCGGCAGCCGCGCCGCCCTCTCCGCTGGTCCGGCATTCGACTGGCCGTACGAAGGATGTCCACCCGATGCCCACGCAACGGTAAAACGGACAACGAATCGCCCCGGAGACACCGTCGGCCTGGAAACGCCCGCGCCGTCCCGGCCCCTGTACGGCCCCTGGGTCCTGGCATCGGCCCTCAAGGCAGTCGCCCAGGCCGCGAGCGACACCCTCGATCATCTACTCACCCGCAGGTCAGGGGGCGGAGCTCCCCCGAGCAACGCCCGACTCCAAACCCACGAGCAGCGGATTCAGTCCGTTCAGGCAAAGTTGACGGTCCGACACCCAAAAATGAACGTTTCCGCAGGTCAGAGCCTGCGCAGGTGGGGCGGGTGGGACTCGAACCCACGGCCGACGGATTATGAGTCCTTTGGGGATCTTGGCGGTCCTTGTCGATCCATGCTGATCCTTGGCGTTTTCGCAGGTCAGATGCGGTTACCCATGTGGATGCTCCTCAGCCCTTGTCAGTCTGTTCCTGTCCTTGCGGCCTCAACTCGGCCTCAATGAGGCCCGACAGACTGGCGCTGAAGGCACGGAGGACGATCGCGCCAGCTGAAGGACGGGATTCGAACCCACACGCAGCGGATTTCCCTTCCAACGCACAGAGGCACCCCCGCGTTGGCGGGGACCACAGCTGGGGCGCTGGCCACTCCCCGGTGATCAGCGGCTCACCCCCGCGTCGGCGGGGACCACAGCTAACAGACCCAACCGTCGCGGTTGAAGACCGGTTCACCCCCGCGTCGGCGGGACCATGGCGACTTCGGCGCGTACGGTCTGCGCCTCCACGGTTCACCCCCGCGTCGGCGGGGACCACTAGGGCCAGGGCTGGACGCGGTTCTCGATCGTCGGTTCACCCCCGCGTCGGCGGGGACCACGTGGTGACCAGGCCGGTGACGAGGTCGCGGACCGGTTCACCCCCGCGTCGGCGGGGACCACGTGTGGTCATCTGCTGTCACCTCCTCTCAGGTCGGTTCACCCCCGCGTCGGCGGGGACCACGCCAGCCCTTCCGCCTTCAGGGTCCGGTGGACCGGTTCACCCCCGCGTCGGCGGGGACCACGAAGCTGACGACGTCGGCGGCCAAGTCCCGGGCGGTTCACCCCCGCGTCGGCGGGGACCACGGCGGCCTGGCCGAGGTCTGGCAGGACGTCGTCGGTTCACCCCCGCGTCGGCGGGGACCACGAAGTCGGTGCTCACACGGTGGAAGCTACCCGCGGTTCACCCCCGCGTCGGCGGGGACCACCTCGGCTTCGAACTCTGGCCCCTCCACCACGACGGTTCACCCCCGCGTCGGCGGGGACCACAGCCTGTCTCGCACCTCTTCGTCACGGGCTGGCGGTTCACCCCCGCGTCGGCGGGGACCACTTATACAAGCCGTCCAGGTCGAGTTCAGCGAGCGGTTCACCCCCGCGTCGGCGGGGACCACATCTCCACATGGTTGGCAAGCATCCCCCGCACCGGTTCACCCCCGCGTCGGCGGGGACCACAGCCTGTCTCGCACCTCTTCGTCACGGGCTGGCGGTTCACCCCCGCGTCGGCGGGGACCACTTATACAAGCCGTCCAGGTCGAGTTCAGCGAGCGGTTCACCCCCGCGTCGGCGGGGACCACATCTCCACATGGTTGGCAAGCATCCCCCGCACCGGTTCACCCCCGCGTCGGCGGGGACCACTCCCGGTTTCTTCCGCCGCCTCACTGGCCCTGCGGTTCACCCCCGCGTCGGCGGGGACCACAGGCGGGTGCGGTCGCCGGACAGGACGCGGACCGGTTCACCCCCGCGTCGGCGGGGACCACGCCTGCACCGGATCGGGTCCTTGACCTGCGGACGGTTCACCCCCGCGTCGGCGGGGACCACGTCTGCGAGGTGTAGTTACTACCCCCCACCATCGGTTCACCCCCGCGTCGGCGGGGACCACGCCTCGGGTGACGTACACGGTGGTGGTCACGTCGGTTCACCCCCGCGTCGGCGGGGACCACGGCGAGTCGACCAACGCGATCCGCTACGACGACGGTTCACCCCCGCGTCGGCGGGGACCACCGGGCCTGCGGGCCGCTGTGGCGAAGACGGGGCGGTTCACCCCCGCGTCGGCGGGGACCACTACCTGGCCGCCGACGGATCCAGGTCACCCGGCGGTTCACCCCCGCGTCGGCGGGGACCACACCTGGGGGTTCGGGCCGAAGGGGAGCTACGCCGGTTCACCCCCGCGTCGGCGGGGACCACCGGGGCTTGCCGGGCTTGGTCTTCTTCCGCTTCGGTTCACCCCCGCGTCGGCGGGGACCACGACAGACGGTGTCGGTAGACAGCAGCCAAGGACGGTTCACCCCCGCGTCGGCGGGGACCACAGCGACTTCACCAAGGGCATGGAGAACCGCAGCGGTTCACCCCCGCGTCGGCGGGGACCACCACTTCGCCCGTGTCCGGCTGGAGTTCGGTCACGGTTCACCCCCGCGTCGGCGGGGACCACTCCTCGGTGGCCAGGCAGCGGATGAACGGCGACGGTTCACCCCCGCGTCGGCGGGGACCACACGCCCGTGTCGCCGCCGATGCCCTGGAGCGTCGGTTCACCCCCGCGTCGGCGGGGACCACCACCGCCGCAGGCTGGGCGTTCATCGGAGTTTCGGTTCACCCCCGCGTCGGCGGGGACCACTGAAGGAGGTGGCCTGACATGCCGAGCGGCACCGGTTCACCCCCGCGTCGGCGGGGACCACCTGAGGTCCGGGCAGATTGAGATGACGACGTTCGGTTCACCCCCGCGTCGGCGGGGACCACCGGGCCCGTCGGCGTCGGCAAGACCCACCACGCGGTTCACCCCCGCGTCGGCGGGGACCACTTGGAGGATGGGGTTGTCCAGCCGTCCGAGTGCGGTTCACCCCCGCGTCGGCGGGGACCACCCGGACGTGGCGATCGCGTCGCTCGAGAAGGCCGGTTCACCCCCGCGTCGGCGGGGACCACGGCGATGCGCAGCTCACAGCCCTGGCCGTGGTCGGTTCACCCCCGCGTCGGCGGGGACCACATGGTCCGGCTCGGCGCGGACATCTGCCTCGCCGGTTCACCCCCGCGTCGGCGGGGACCACGTGTCGGCGCTGATGGCCGCCTACTGCGGCGACGGTTCACCCCCGCGTCGGCGGGGACCACTTCGATGCTGAGCAGGCGCAGCAGTCGGACGTCGGTTCACCCCCGCGTCGGCGGGGACCACCTGCTCACGCAGTTCGCCGGGGCCATCAAGTCCGGTTCACCCCCGCGTCGGCGGGGACCACGAGAGGGCGAGCGCCGCGGCGACGCGGCTGGGCGGTTCACCCCCGCGTCGGCGGGGACCACCCGGTGCGCAGTCGCAGAGCCCGAAGACGAGACGGTTCACCCCCGCGTCGGCGGGGACCACACCTGGGGGTTCGGGCCGAAGGGGAGCTACGCCGGTTCACCCCCGCGTCGGCGGGGACCACGTCCTCGGCATCGACCCCCAGTCGATCACCCACGGTTCACCCCCGCGTCGGCGGGGACCACGTCCTCGGCATCGACCCCCAGTCGATCACCCACGGTTCACCCCCGCGTCGGCGGGGACCACTCCAAGGCCCAGCACAACATGACCCAGCAGGACGGTTCACCCCCGCGTCGGCGGGGACCACCCCTCGGCGTACCCGGCGAGGGAGACCAGAGTCGGTTCACCCCCGCGTCGGCGGGGACCACTTCGCCTTCGCCCCTCTGGTGGTGACGGCCACCGGTTCACCCCCGCGTCGGCGGGGACCACGCCAAGCCCTCCGAGTGGACCGAAGAAATCAACGGTTCACCCCCGCGTCGGCGGGGACCACCTCAGCGGCGCCGGATCGAGGTCCACGGTGGTACGGCGACTCGATCGAGTTCATCGCCTACGGTTCACCCCCGCGTCGGCGGGGACCACACGTGCACAGCGTCTTGGCGACCTGGGCCTCGGCCGGTTCACCCCCGCGTCGGCGGGGACCACGCCTGCTGGCCCTTGCGCTCGATGGCGTAGGCCGGTTCACCCCCGCGTCGGCGGGGACCACCGGCTCCGGAGTACGGGCGCTCATACCGCGGCCGGTTCACCCCCGCGTCGGCGGGGACCACGGGGTACACGGCGCCGATCCGCACCACGATCACGGTTCACCCCCGCGTCGGCGGGGACCACAGCATGTCCTCGGGCACGATCACGAACTGGCCCGGTTCACCCCCGCGTCGGCGGGGACCACACGATCCGGGTCTCAGCGTTCGACACCCCGAACGGTTCACCCCCGCGTCGGCGGGGACCACTCGTACTCCTGCCGGTGCAGGGCCCGCACGCGCGGTTCACCCCCGCGTCGGCGGGGACCACGCCATCTCGTTCCAGGCGTTCCTCGACCAGATCGGTTCACCCCCGCGTCGGCGGGGACCACTGGTAGAAGTAGGCGGTCGACGCCCCGGGGAACGGTTCACCCCCGCGTCGGCGGGGACCACGAGAAGCAGGCCGCGCTGAATGCACTGCCGACCGGTTCACCCCCGCGTCGGCGGGGACCACACCGTCTCCACCGAGTACGTGAGGGCCAGGGACGGTTCACCCCCGCGTCGGCGGGGACCACACTTCGCCACCTGCACTTTAGTCCGCGCTTTGCCCTCTCTTTGCCGTGATTGGCGGCTCGGCAAGCGCAGTCATCCGAATGAGGGTGAGGCCGTCGAAGTCCATGGGCACGCGCCGACGGGTGCCTGCTGTGCGCAGGGCGTAGCCCTGTTCCGTGGGGGCGGGGTGGATGAGTACGGCGGCCCCGTCGCCGACGACGTCGGTGACGTTGTCCCAGAGCTGGTCGCGTACGCGGGCGGAGACGGTGCCGACGAAGATGCCGGGGACGACTTCGGTGGTCCATCTGCTCAGAGCGCCGCGGAGGTGATCGGGAACGGCGGTGGTGGCGATGACGAGCATGGACGGCATCTCATCCTCCTCCCGGTGCGTAGTTCACGCCGGCGGGCAGTACGCCTGTCTTGGGGTCCCAGAGGTGGACGAGGCGGACGTCTTGGCGTTCGTTGGAGTCGTCGTCGCTGTCGGCGCCTGGGGTGAGGAGGGTTTGGATGTCGTGGACGATGCGGGGCAGGAGCCGGATGAGGCGGAGGTCCTCCCGGAATTTGCGGCGGGCTTCTTGTTCGGGGTGGGCTGACTGGTGGAGGGAGAAGGCGAGGGGGAGGGTGGTGTCGGCTTTGTAGAGGTCGGCGATGTCGTAGACGAAGGCGTGCTGGGTGCCTGTGTGGACGAAGCCGAGGGCGGGTGAGCAGCCCAGGGCGAGGAGGGCTGCGTGGACGATGCCGTAGAGGCAGGTGTTGGCGGCGGAGAGGGCGAGGTTGACGGGGTCTTGCTGGTGCCACTGGTCGGGGTGGTAGTTGCGGCGGAAGCGGCCGATGCCGTGTTTTTGGGCGAGGAGTCTGTAGAGGGCTTTCATGCGTTGGCCCTCCATACCGCGTAGTTGGGCGAGGGCGGTGTTCTCGGGGACGGTGTCTTCCCCGAAGCGTTTCTCGTACATGCGGGTGGCGACGTCGAGTCGTCGTCGGGGGTCGGACCAGGCGTTGACCTGTTGTTCGAGCCAGTGGGTGGTGAGGGAGTCGGGCAGGATGCCGGCGTAGGCGCGTACTGCGCCGGCTCCGGTGCACACGACGCTGGTGCCGTGGCGGGCGAGGGTGGTCAGGGCGCGGGTGGTGATGGAGACGCCGGGGCCCAGGAGGAGGCAGGTGAGGGCGGCGGTGGGGATGTAGACGGTGTCGGTGCGGTGGGCGTCGGTCTTGATCTGGGCGCAGACGCCGGTGTCGTCCTGGACGATGCGGACCATGTCGAGGTACAGGAAGGACAGGGAGTCGGCGATGCGCGGGAGCATGGCGAGGGTGGGGGCGGCCAGGCGTCTGCGGGCCTGGCCGCCGGTGTCGGGCGTGTTCATGCGGCGGGGGCGAGGCTGAGGAGGCCGGCTCCGTAGGACTTGGCGCGTCCGATGCCGGTCAGGATGGCGTGGGCGAGGGCGTCGGGGTCGGTGACGGCGGCGGTGCCGTCGTAGCGCACGAGGTGGTGGTGCGTGGGCTGGTGGCCTTGGGTGTGGTGGCGTGTGGGGGTGAGGGGGGTGGGGAGCAGGGTGTGGAGGGCGAGTCCGGCTTCGGCTGCGCGGCGGGTCCACCACTGGTCGGCGTCCGCGCCGGTGAGGGGGATGCGCTGTCCGCGTTGGCCTTTGCGGTCGAGGGGCAGGCGTTGGGTTTTGACCGGGTTGACGGTGATGCGGTAGCGGACGGCGAGGTTCTTTTTGAGGGCGTGGAACATGGGGGTGAGGTCTTTGACGTCGCTGTGGCCGTAGCCGTCGGGCAGGTGGGTGAGGTCGAGGGTGGCGGCTTGGACGAGGAGGGTGCTGGTGGTGTCGGTCTCGTCGAGGCGGTAGAGCAGTGCGGCGCTCTGGCGGGGGGACGTGCCGAGGTTGTCGGGGACGAGCCGCATCAGGGTGCGGTGCATCTCGGCGGCGTCGCGCAGGTCGCGTTGGACCGCTCGGTGCTGGGGGTTGAGGCGGATGCGGGCGAGGGCCGCGCGCGCGTTCATGCGGCGGTCTCCTTCGTGGCGTAGTCGATCAGGCGGTCGTGGAGGGCGTGGGGGCTGGCGGCGAGGCGGGCGGGGAGGTGTTCGACGGTGCGGTGCAGGCGGCGCCGGTCGTGGCGGCGGCCGTGGGGGTCGAAGCTGCGGGGCACGTCCTGGACGGTGACGACGTCGGCCTCGTCCTGTGCCGACAGGGGTGGGCGTTCCCGGAGGAAGGCGATTGGGACGGTGCCGTCGTGGGGTGCCGGCCGTGCCGGGTCCGGGCTCAGGGGGACGTGGTGGAGCAGTTCCGCGGCCGGGTCGTCTGCCCGGGTGCGCAGGAGGAGGGGCTCGTCGGGGACGCAGGAGCGGCGGCCCAGGTAGGGCGCCCAGTGCGGCTGGTGCAGCGCCTGGGCGATGTGGTCGGTGGTGGTGTCGGGGCCAGTGACGGCGACGACGAAGACGGCGTCGGTCAGGTAGTGGCGGTGGGTGATGACGGCGGCGCCTTTGTTGCTGCCGCCGCTGGTGGCCGCGGTCTCGTCCCTGGGCTTCCCGCCGCCGGCGGTGTGGTAGTCGACGAGCCGGGTCCCGGGCCGGTCGACGCGGACGGTGAACTCCAGGTCTTCGTAGCGTTCCAGAGCCGCGGTGTCGTGGCGGGGGACGCCTTCGGCGGCGGCGAACATGCCGATCATGGCGGAGCGGGTGGGGAAAGGGGCGGTGTCGCGGTCCAGGAGGAACGCCGAGCGTTCGCCCCAGGACTGCAAGGGTCCGGCCAGCCGCAGGACCAGCCCGCTCACGCCTGTCCCCCGGCGGGCAGGGCCGCGTCGAGTGCCGCGTCGATCAGGCCGTAGAACGACTCGTGCGCCGTCCCGAGAGCGGCCAGGTCCGCGGTGGGGTCGTCGACGGCGGCGTGGCCGTGAAAGGGCCGATGCCGGTCGCCGGTGAGACGGTTGAGGCTGCCGGCGTATGCGGCCAGCGCAGCGCGGGAGGCGCGCGCGAAGCCGCCTTGACCGTCCTTGTCCTTGACCGGGGTCTCGAAGGCGGCGGCCAGGGAAAGGGGACGCTGCGTGCGCACGGCGAGGTAGGCGAGATCGGGCACGGTGTGGGGGGCGGTGCTGTTCTTCTTCGCCTGCGGCAGGGAGAGCAGGAAGTGCTCGGCGAAAGAGCCGAGGACCGTGCGGGCGGCCTTGCGGTCGCCGCCGAGGTTGGCGAGCAGGTCGTCGACGTTGACGGTGGCGTAGCGGTAGAAGACGCCGGCGCTGAACTCGCTGGTGTCAAGGTGGCCGCTGCCGGTGTCGGCTGCGCCGAGCCAGTCGTCCACGGCGGTGAAGTAGTCGCGCTGCGGCTCGGCGGCGTGCGTGGTGAAGGCGTGGGCGACCTGGGCCGCGCCGTCGACGTTGGCGCCGGGCAGTTCGGCCAGCATCCGCCCGAGCAGGCTGATGGAGGCGGTGCGCCGCTTGAGGATCTCCTCGATGCGGTCGGCCGGCAGCAGCGCCGGCGGCTTCTTCTTGCCCAGGTTCTGCTCCAGGGCGTCCCGGTGCTCGACGCAGACCTCGACGAGTTCCTCCAGCCCGCTCTCCGGCAGGAACAGCAGGACCGAGGTGTGGCCGCCCTTCTCCGTCCCGATGCCCTTCTTCCCGGCGCTCGCGGCGACCTGCGCACCGGCGAACTCCGCCAGCTCCTCCGGCCACCCCTGTGCCTGGAGCGCCTGGCGGACCTTGACGGGCACCTGCCGGGTGCGGGCGGCCTTCTCCCCCAGGTCCTCCTCGACGCCGTGGCGGATGACGCGTTTCCAGGACTGGCTGGAGACGCGGACCCGGGAGGCGTTGCCGTAGCGGACGGTCTTGGGCGAGCCGAGGTCGTCGCGGTTGAGGTTGGCGGCCGGTACCGACTGGACGGCGCTCAGGTCCAGGAACAGGGACATCAGATGTTCTCCTCGTGCAGGTCGAAGGTCGCAGTGGTGGTGTCGTCCTCGCCGAGGGCGTCGCCGTCCTGGGGGCCGAGGGTGCGGAAGTATCTCTCCAGCCAGCTGGTGGCGATCCGGTCGCGCTCGCGGTCCCACCGGGCGAGGTCTTCCAGCAGCACCGCCCAGTCGACGGCGATGCCACCGCCCAGCAGGTGCCGGGTGAGCGCGGGCAGGCGCAGGTGCAGGGCGTCGCTGCTCTGCCGGGCGAACAGGTGCAGGTCGCCCTCGGCGGAATCGGGCTTGATGACCTGGGCGTTGACCGCGGCGGCCAGGCTGGCGCCGAGGTTCGGCCGCGCGAACCACGACGGCGCGGTCTCGACGCCCTCGGCCCGTTCCGCCTCCGCAAGGCGCGCCGACCGGGGCCGGGCCGCGATCAGGGCGGCCACCGCGTAGTGGGCGCGCCGGGAGTCGCCGTGCATCCGCTCGGGCAGGCAGCGCACGAGGTGACGGTGGAGGTAGTTGCAGCGGTCCACCGGCCGCCCCAGGCCGGTGCGCAGGTCCGCCTGGGCCCGCTTGTTCTCGCACAGCGACAGGACGTAGGCGACGAACCCGTCCGACCGCCGTGGCTCCTTGGCCGGCGGCGCGGAGGCCGCAGAGAGGGGTGCAGTACTCATATGGGGACTCCTCGAAGCGGAGACGGAGCGGGTGTGGTCAGGCAGCGGCGCGCAGCAGAGCGCGTACAGCCGCGCGGGCACGGTTGCGGGCGCGGGCGACGCGGATGTCGGCCCTGTTTGCGGGGCCGATGGCGTCGTCGAGCGCCGTGAGCGCGGTCTGGATCAGCGGCGGCAGCGGCGGGCTGTCGCAGCGTTGCGGGACTGCCATCTGCCAGAACTCCCGCTCGGCAGCGGGCCAGTAGCGGCGAAGCGCGGCCTCGGCCCAGGGGCCGGGCTTGCGCCGGTCGAGTCTGACCTTGGGCGCGGCGATGGCGCCGGTGTCGGTGGCGAGTTTCCAGGCCAGGCGCGCGGCGTAGTCGAGGCGTGCGCCGACGTCCTCGGCCGCCTGGTGGCAGCGGGCCAGATGGCGGGCCATGCGCGGGTCGGCCTCCTCCTGCCACTGCAGGACGGGCGGGGTGGTGGCCTCGAACCAGGTCGTGTCGGTCTGCTTGCCGTCCTGGTGGAAGCCGTACGCCCGGACCGAGAGACAAGAACGCAGCTGTGGTGGAAGGCTGTTGAGGCTGTGCGGCCTCAGCGTGGGTCGGCCGGCGTCCTTCAGCAGCAGCGCGTCCACGTCCCGCCACACCGCCCGCCCGCCGTCCGCTTCCCGCAGGTGCAGCTGGCCCTCCCTGTCGCGGTCGAGGATGACGTACGGGTCGCGCGCGGTGTGCCGGGGCTCGTGGGTGGACCACGTGAGATAGGCGTCGGTGACCGCGGTGCGGTCCTCGGAGGGCACCAGCAGGACCGCCTGCCGGAACCTCCCAGTCAACAGCCGTCCCGGCCAGGTGAGTTCGGCTGAAGGGGCGAGGGGGTCGGGAAGGTCTTTCGCCTCCCACGGGCACTCGTCCGCCGCCTCCGCGTCGAGGCCGCCGTCCGGCACGGGGACGGCAAGGACCAGGCTGGTGAACAGATCCGGGGCCCAGGCGTGATACGAGACCGACTTGCGCAGCGGTCCCGCGTCCGTGCTGCCGG
This window of the Streptomyces sp. NBC_01275 genome carries:
- the cas2e gene encoding type I-E CRISPR-associated endoribonuclease Cas2e, yielding MPSMLVIATTAVPDHLRGALSRWTTEVVPGIFVGTVSARVRDQLWDNVTDVVGDGAAVLIHPAPTEQGYALRTAGTRRRVPMDFDGLTLIRMTALAEPPITAKRGQSAD
- the casA gene encoding type I-E CRISPR-associated protein Cse1/CasA, translating into MAGNFDLRNEPWIPVRLADGASMRVGLRELFLRAHEITDVELPVPPAASGLMRLLAVMTARIACDEEGVRLDDEDTAEEVAEWIDLRNRVLAARRFDPVAVDEYLDMKAPAGSFDLFDPVRPFLQDPRLVAECVDAQGGPNPSGVNKLVFGRPTGVNGAVLFGHFTDSDPVSVPAAEAAWHLLAQLYYGPAGQCTPRRITEVRTGSTDAGPLRKSVSYHAWAPDLFTSLVLAVPVPDGGLDAEAADECPWEAKDLPDPLAPSAELTWPGRLLTGRFRQAVLLVPSEDRTAVTDAYLTWSTHEPRHTARDPYVILDRDREGQLHLREADGGRAVWRDVDALLLKDAGRPTLRPHSLNSLPPQLRSCLSVRAYGFHQDGKQTDTTWFEATTPPVLQWQEEADPRMARHLARCHQAAEDVGARLDYAARLAWKLATDTGAIAAPKVRLDRRKPGPWAEAALRRYWPAAEREFWQMAVPQRCDSPPLPPLIQTALTALDDAIGPANRADIRVARARNRARAAVRALLRAAA
- the cas7e gene encoding type I-E CRISPR-associated protein Cas7/Cse4/CasC; protein product: MSLFLDLSAVQSVPAANLNRDDLGSPKTVRYGNASRVRVSSQSWKRVIRHGVEEDLGEKAARTRQVPVKVRQALQAQGWPEELAEFAGAQVAASAGKKGIGTEKGGHTSVLLFLPESGLEELVEVCVEHRDALEQNLGKKKPPALLPADRIEEILKRRTASISLLGRMLAELPGANVDGAAQVAHAFTTHAAEPQRDYFTAVDDWLGAADTGSGHLDTSEFSAGVFYRYATVNVDDLLANLGGDRKAARTVLGSFAEHFLLSLPQAKKNSTAPHTVPDLAYLAVRTQRPLSLAAAFETPVKDKDGQGGFARASRAALAAYAGSLNRLTGDRHRPFHGHAAVDDPTADLAALGTAHESFYGLIDAALDAALPAGGQA
- the cas6e gene encoding type I-E CRISPR-associated protein Cas6/Cse3/CasE, translating into MNARAALARIRLNPQHRAVQRDLRDAAEMHRTLMRLVPDNLGTSPRQSAALLYRLDETDTTSTLLVQAATLDLTHLPDGYGHSDVKDLTPMFHALKKNLAVRYRITVNPVKTQRLPLDRKGQRGQRIPLTGADADQWWTRRAAEAGLALHTLLPTPLTPTRHHTQGHQPTHHHLVRYDGTAAVTDPDALAHAILTGIGRAKSYGAGLLSLAPAA
- the cas1e gene encoding type I-E CRISPR-associated endonuclease Cas1e, with the translated sequence MLPRIADSLSFLYLDMVRIVQDDTGVCAQIKTDAHRTDTVYIPTAALTCLLLGPGVSITTRALTTLARHGTSVVCTGAGAVRAYAGILPDSLTTHWLEQQVNAWSDPRRRLDVATRMYEKRFGEDTVPENTALAQLRGMEGQRMKALYRLLAQKHGIGRFRRNYHPDQWHQQDPVNLALSAANTCLYGIVHAALLALGCSPALGFVHTGTQHAFVYDIADLYKADTTLPLAFSLHQSAHPEQEARRKFREDLRLIRLLPRIVHDIQTLLTPGADSDDDSNERQDVRLVHLWDPKTGVLPAGVNYAPGGG
- the cas5e gene encoding type I-E CRISPR-associated protein Cas5/CasD, yielding MSGLVLRLAGPLQSWGERSAFLLDRDTAPFPTRSAMIGMFAAAEGVPRHDTAALERYEDLEFTVRVDRPGTRLVDYHTAGGGKPRDETAATSGGSNKGAAVITHRHYLTDAVFVVAVTGPDTTTDHIAQALHQPHWAPYLGRRSCVPDEPLLLRTRADDPAAELLHHVPLSPDPARPAPHDGTVPIAFLRERPPLSAQDEADVVTVQDVPRSFDPHGRRHDRRRLHRTVEHLPARLAASPHALHDRLIDYATKETAA
- the casB gene encoding type I-E CRISPR-associated protein Cse2/CasB: MSTAPLSAASAPPAKEPRRSDGFVAYVLSLCENKRAQADLRTGLGRPVDRCNYLHRHLVRCLPERMHGDSRRAHYAVAALIAARPRSARLAEAERAEGVETAPSWFARPNLGASLAAAVNAQVIKPDSAEGDLHLFARQSSDALHLRLPALTRHLLGGGIAVDWAVLLEDLARWDRERDRIATSWLERYFRTLGPQDGDALGEDDTTTATFDLHEENI